In the genome of Atribacterota bacterium, one region contains:
- a CDS encoding PAS domain S-box protein, with protein sequence MEQINKPALFLDREGWIQGINEKGTNLLGYMPLDLKGRSFVQFLPSAIQEKAWDYFWKIREGKSERVLLWLRTKEGKEVLVRVTPLFPMPENETGIIFELEDVAKSQSHWLSLYREWQRLRNYLEAVRDIFLILDEEGKVQYINRTGSVPLGFKRKAILGKTLEGFFKDGERVQGELIFRKLREGEPIPERERFIKILNTRGEMRQSAGITGLFWIQLVRCRVLPSRVSMSPRKCTTGKNSSVTIFFSGPSLTLFIGH encoded by the coding sequence TTGGAACAAATAAATAAGCCGGCTCTTTTTCTGGACCGAGAAGGATGGATTCAGGGAATTAACGAAAAAGGCACCAACCTTTTGGGATATATGCCTTTAGACCTTAAAGGCCGTTCTTTTGTCCAGTTTCTTCCCTCGGCAATACAGGAAAAGGCCTGGGACTATTTTTGGAAAATTCGGGAGGGGAAAAGTGAACGTGTCTTGCTCTGGCTGAGGACTAAGGAAGGAAAAGAAGTTCTGGTGCGAGTCACTCCTCTTTTCCCCATGCCTGAGAATGAAACCGGAATCATTTTTGAACTGGAAGATGTTGCGAAGAGCCAAAGTCACTGGTTGTCCCTCTATCGGGAATGGCAACGATTGCGAAACTACCTGGAAGCCGTGCGGGATATTTTCCTTATCCTTGATGAAGAGGGGAAAGTGCAGTACATCAATCGGACAGGGAGTGTTCCTCTGGGATTTAAAAGAAAAGCTATTTTGGGAAAGACCTTGGAAGGTTTTTTCAAGGACGGAGAACGGGTGCAGGGAGAGTTGATTTTTCGCAAACTTCGGGAGGGTGAACCAATTCCCGAGCGTGAGCGCTTTATCAAGATTCTCAATACTAGGGGCGAAATGCGGCAATCCGCTGGAATTACCGGACTCTTTTGGATTCAGCTGGTGCGGTGCCGGGTTTTGCCTTCTCGGGTATCGATGTCACCCAGGAAATGTACCACTGGGAAGAACTCCAGCGTGACCATCTTTTTCAGCGGACCCTCCTTGACCTTATTCATCGGGCACTAA
- a CDS encoding GGDEF domain-containing protein, with translation MVVGAEQDGRNGQRSTVSGELASLFLFGRRGKSFTGINIQRVQVLQKTFELLRYRMQTEAEPLHLFSHDFLTGTLNHKAFRENGKEILPLVERYQWPFSLVFLDVDDFKSINDRFDHLFGDRMLSFFVQHLRANLRRNDPLARFGGDEFVLLLPQTPGEKAQELLERLQRSPFSLRKGKRSSRFVFRPESVCTLRMAKPWRS, from the coding sequence GTGGTGGTGGGAGCGGAGCAGGACGGAAGAAACGGACAGAGAAGCACTGTATCTGGTGAGCTTGCAAGTCTTTTCCTGTTCGGGAGGAGAGGGAAGTCTTTCACTGGCATAAACATACAGCGGGTGCAAGTACTCCAGAAAACCTTCGAACTCCTCCGTTATAGAATGCAAACCGAAGCTGAACCCCTCCACCTTTTTTCTCATGATTTCCTGACCGGGACCCTGAACCACAAGGCTTTTCGGGAGAATGGAAAGGAAATTTTGCCTCTTGTCGAACGGTATCAGTGGCCTTTTTCTTTGGTTTTTCTGGACGTGGATGACTTTAAATCCATCAACGACCGCTTTGACCATCTTTTTGGTGACAGGATGCTGTCATTCTTTGTACAACATCTTCGAGCTAACCTCCGCCGTAATGACCCTCTGGCCCGTTTCGGTGGAGATGAGTTTGTGCTTTTACTTCCCCAAACTCCGGGAGAAAAGGCTCAGGAGCTTCTGGAACGCCTGCAGCGTAGCCCCTTTTCCTTGAGGAAGGGGAAGAGGTCATCTCGCTTCGTTTTTCGGCCGGAGTCAGTGTGTACCCTGAGGATGGCAAAACCCTGGAGGTCTTGA
- a CDS encoding dihydrolipoamide acetyltransferase family protein, producing the protein MVTEVVMPSAGQISDRLRIIRWCKKVGDEIKKGEILFEIETDKATMEIESYRDGVLLAVLYPENHLVEVGQVVAYIGEKDELLPENVSQREKPEKKTSLVTPEPEIKREPRGKPLASPLAKRLAQEHHLDLRDISQIFPKAALKGDDVRAFLQRNPKEKAKDWYSFPLSPVRKAIAQRAVQSVSSIPHYTISIEVEMSECINLRQYFKENFQMRISYNDLIMKCAAQAVEKYPLVNAAFEEEQVKVYTSVNFGLVVRVEDGLLIPVVKEVGRKSLLEVAQENEKNIQKARNGELTPEDLALGTITLSNLGMYGIDRFVAIINPPQTCILAVGKIAERPVYREGKIVARPLATITASFDHRLIDGAYGAEFLVLVQKLLEDPWFLAGE; encoded by the coding sequence ATGGTTACCGAAGTGGTGATGCCTTCCGCCGGACAGATCAGTGACAGGTTGCGGATCATCAGGTGGTGTAAAAAGGTCGGCGACGAAATCAAAAAGGGTGAAATCCTTTTTGAGATTGAAACCGATAAAGCCACCATGGAAATCGAGAGTTATCGGGACGGAGTGCTTCTGGCAGTGCTCTATCCCGAAAACCATTTGGTGGAAGTCGGGCAAGTGGTGGCCTATATCGGTGAAAAGGATGAGTTACTTCCCGAAAATGTCAGTCAGAGAGAAAAACCGGAAAAGAAAACGTCTCTTGTAACCCCAGAGCCAGAGATAAAAAGGGAACCAAGGGGAAAACCGCTGGCCTCTCCTTTAGCCAAAAGGCTGGCTCAAGAACACCACCTTGACCTCAGGGATATTTCCCAGATTTTCCCCAAAGCAGCTCTCAAAGGGGATGATGTGCGAGCGTTCCTCCAGAGAAACCCGAAAGAAAAAGCCAAAGACTGGTATTCCTTCCCCCTTTCTCCCGTACGAAAAGCCATCGCCCAGAGGGCGGTGCAGAGTGTTTCCTCTATCCCTCACTACACCATCTCCATCGAAGTGGAGATGTCGGAATGCATCAACCTGAGGCAGTACTTCAAGGAGAATTTCCAGATGAGAATCTCCTATAACGACCTCATCATGAAATGCGCTGCCCAGGCAGTGGAAAAATATCCTCTGGTAAACGCCGCCTTCGAAGAGGAACAGGTAAAGGTGTATACAAGTGTCAACTTTGGTCTGGTGGTGAGGGTGGAGGATGGGTTACTCATCCCGGTGGTCAAAGAAGTGGGTCGAAAATCGCTCCTTGAAGTTGCCCAGGAGAATGAAAAAAATATCCAAAAAGCCCGCAACGGAGAGTTAACCCCTGAAGACCTGGCACTGGGAACCATCACTCTTTCCAACTTAGGGATGTACGGCATAGACCGCTTCGTGGCCATCATCAACCCCCCACAAACCTGCATTCTGGCCGTAGGAAAGATTGCCGAACGCCCGGTTTATAGAGAAGGAAAAATTGTCGCTCGCCCCCTTGCGACCATCACTGCCTCCTTCGATCACCGTCTTATCGATGGAGCCTATGGGGCTGAGTTCTTGGTTTTGGTTCAAAAATTGCTGGAAGACCCATGGTTTCTGGCCGGAGAGTGA
- a CDS encoding class II fructose-bisphosphate aldolase, which produces MALYSMKELVEHAWKNRYAVGYFESWDLISTLAVIDAAEKMAAPVIIGFNGGFLVNQERNVKENVFHYGAMGKAIAHHARVPVALLLNECQDFPTMVQGILAGFNGVMYTNDRGLSLQKAIALVKRTIDVAHTCGVYVEGEVGHLPTADGEERLTTKANLSDPEEAIQFVRETGVDALSVSVGNVHLLEKGKARLNHSLIEAIEKAVHVPLVLHGGTGIDEHDIRTAISLGVSKINVGTLLKRVFLESLASSFADPQVEHTNVHDLLGRGGKDDILSRARTRLAEEASRFISLFGSAGRKGLG; this is translated from the coding sequence ATGGCTCTTTATTCAATGAAGGAACTGGTCGAACATGCCTGGAAAAACCGGTATGCGGTGGGATATTTCGAATCCTGGGACCTCATATCCACTCTGGCCGTCATCGACGCCGCCGAGAAAATGGCTGCGCCGGTCATTATCGGTTTTAACGGCGGTTTCCTGGTGAACCAGGAACGCAATGTGAAGGAAAACGTCTTTCACTACGGAGCAATGGGAAAAGCCATTGCCCACCATGCTCGAGTCCCCGTGGCGCTCCTTCTCAACGAGTGCCAGGATTTCCCCACCATGGTTCAGGGTATCCTAGCAGGTTTTAACGGAGTGATGTACACCAATGACCGGGGGCTCTCCCTGCAAAAAGCAATAGCTCTCGTAAAACGTACCATCGACGTGGCCCACACTTGCGGAGTGTACGTGGAAGGAGAAGTGGGTCACCTACCCACAGCCGATGGAGAAGAAAGATTGACAACAAAAGCTAACTTGAGCGACCCGGAGGAAGCCATCCAATTTGTGCGGGAAACTGGCGTAGATGCCCTCTCTGTCTCGGTGGGCAATGTCCATCTTTTGGAAAAAGGGAAGGCCCGTCTCAACCATAGCCTTATTGAGGCGATCGAAAAAGCCGTGCACGTTCCTCTGGTGCTCCACGGAGGAACCGGTATTGATGAACATGATATCAGGACCGCAATCAGCCTGGGAGTGAGCAAAATCAACGTGGGAACCTTACTCAAGAGGGTGTTTCTGGAATCACTCGCCAGTTCTTTCGCCGACCCCCAGGTGGAACACACCAATGTCCATGACCTTCTTGGTAGGGGCGGCAAGGACGATATTTTGAGCCGGGCCAGAACAAGGCTTGCCGAAGAGGCGTCTCGGTTCATAAGCCTTTTTGGTAGTGCGGGAAGAAAAGGTTTGGGGTGA
- a CDS encoding alpha-ketoacid dehydrogenase subunit beta produces MARMTIAEALRQAIREEMRRDPTVFCIGEDIGIEGGFGGAFTVTLGLSEEFGHGRIIDTPVSEILIAGAAIGAAIGGMRPIADVQYSDFIFCMMDQIVNQAAKMTYMSGGTVKVPMVLRAPVGATTRGAQHAQSIEGFFTHVPGLKVICPATPYDAKGLLKTAIRDDNPVLVLEHKLLYGSKGVRSEKAALSLVEDVPEEEYFIPFGQAAIRREGKDITIVANLLMLYRSLEAAEVLSTEGVSIEVIDPRTLVPFDYETVIASVKKTSRLMIVEEDTRRNGWGAEVAAQIAEDALYYLDAPIKRVATYDVPIPFAPVMERYVVPSVERIIQEAKALMHS; encoded by the coding sequence ATGGCCAGGATGACCATTGCTGAAGCTCTGCGACAGGCTATACGGGAAGAAATGAGACGGGACCCAACCGTTTTCTGTATCGGTGAAGACATCGGTATTGAGGGTGGATTTGGTGGAGCCTTCACCGTCACTTTGGGATTATCCGAAGAATTCGGACATGGGCGAATTATCGACACTCCGGTCTCTGAAATCCTTATCGCTGGAGCAGCCATCGGCGCAGCCATAGGGGGAATGCGCCCCATTGCCGATGTGCAGTACAGCGATTTTATCTTTTGCATGATGGACCAGATTGTGAACCAGGCAGCCAAAATGACCTACATGTCGGGGGGAACCGTGAAAGTGCCCATGGTTCTGCGTGCTCCAGTGGGTGCCACCACCCGTGGTGCTCAGCACGCTCAGAGCATCGAGGGATTTTTCACCCATGTTCCAGGGCTCAAAGTGATCTGCCCCGCCACACCCTACGACGCCAAGGGTCTCCTCAAAACGGCCATACGAGATGATAACCCGGTGCTGGTTCTGGAACACAAGCTCCTTTATGGAAGCAAGGGAGTGCGTTCAGAAAAGGCAGCTCTGAGTCTCGTGGAAGACGTACCAGAGGAAGAATACTTCATCCCCTTTGGTCAGGCAGCCATACGGAGAGAGGGTAAGGACATCACCATCGTAGCGAACCTCCTCATGCTCTACCGCTCGCTCGAAGCCGCAGAGGTTCTCTCTACAGAGGGAGTCAGTATAGAGGTGATCGATCCCCGAACCCTGGTCCCTTTTGACTACGAGACCGTCATCGCCTCGGTCAAAAAAACTTCTCGACTCATGATCGTTGAGGAAGATACCCGGAGAAATGGGTGGGGCGCGGAGGTGGCTGCTCAGATCGCTGAAGACGCACTGTACTACCTGGATGCTCCGATAAAGAGGGTGGCTACCTACGATGTTCCCATTCCCTTTGCCCCGGTGATGGAACGCTACGTCGTTCCATCGGTGGAACGAATCATCCAGGAAGCAAAAGCTCTCATGCACTCATAA
- a CDS encoding thiamine pyrophosphate-dependent dehydrogenase E1 component subunit alpha, protein MEQKERILKMYEMMYRIRKYEERVNSLFLQGILPGTIHQSLGQEACAVGMLFDLEPSDYVVSTHRPAGHALAKGVPLRSMMAEMFGKSTGCCRGKGGSMHVGDISVGMLPAIAIVGGGLPIAVGLGLSCKMKGTRQVVVSFFGDGASNEGAFHEALNGAAIWNLPVIFACENNHYAASTRVDKVMKLKHVAERASAYGMPGQIVDGMDVLQVNEAARIAIERARSGGGPTLLELKTYRFCGHSRTDSCRYRDKMEEEYWLSRDPIQTLRIHILREKIADEESLRTIENRVTGDIEESVQYALSSPDPEPAEALQHVFYGE, encoded by the coding sequence GTGGAACAAAAAGAACGAATCCTGAAGATGTACGAAATGATGTACCGCATCCGGAAGTATGAAGAACGGGTCAATTCCCTTTTTCTGCAGGGCATATTACCCGGTACCATCCACCAATCTCTGGGGCAGGAAGCCTGTGCCGTGGGAATGTTGTTTGACCTTGAGCCAAGCGATTACGTGGTTTCAACCCACCGGCCTGCGGGTCATGCCTTGGCTAAAGGGGTTCCGTTACGTTCTATGATGGCCGAGATGTTTGGGAAATCAACCGGTTGTTGCCGGGGAAAGGGTGGCTCCATGCATGTTGGGGATATCAGCGTGGGAATGCTTCCGGCTATCGCCATCGTGGGAGGAGGATTGCCCATTGCGGTGGGTCTGGGGTTATCCTGCAAGATGAAAGGAACCAGACAGGTGGTGGTCTCTTTCTTTGGCGACGGGGCCAGCAACGAGGGGGCTTTTCATGAAGCGCTAAACGGTGCTGCCATCTGGAACCTTCCGGTAATTTTTGCCTGCGAGAATAACCATTATGCTGCTTCGACCCGGGTGGACAAGGTGATGAAACTCAAACACGTTGCTGAGAGGGCTTCTGCCTATGGGATGCCTGGTCAAATTGTGGATGGGATGGATGTCCTGCAAGTGAACGAAGCAGCCCGGATAGCCATTGAACGGGCTCGAAGTGGTGGAGGACCGACCCTACTTGAGCTCAAAACCTATCGCTTCTGTGGTCATTCCCGAACTGATTCCTGTCGATATCGAGATAAGATGGAAGAAGAGTACTGGTTGTCCCGGGATCCCATTCAAACCCTCCGGATTCACATCCTTCGAGAAAAAATTGCCGACGAGGAGAGCCTCCGAACCATTGAAAATCGGGTGACAGGGGATATCGAAGAGAGTGTACAATATGCGCTCTCCTCTCCCGATCCAGAACCGGCGGAAGCCTTACAACACGTCTTCTATGGAGAGTGA
- a CDS encoding nucleotidyltransferase domain-containing protein, which translates to MSEFNLTLWKRLQEERLLQQERERMKTQSQTISLLRAYFSRKRVREVYLTGSLLREGKFLPSSDVDVAVLGLQEDYFKTLAELEHLLDRSVDLIELEGCLFRDDIVKRGLRIW; encoded by the coding sequence ATGAGCGAGTTTAACCTCACTCTGTGGAAACGCCTGCAGGAAGAACGATTACTGCAGCAGGAACGAGAACGAATGAAAACTCAATCTCAAACCATTTCTCTCCTTCGGGCTTATTTTTCCCGAAAAAGGGTACGAGAAGTGTATCTCACCGGTTCTCTCCTCCGGGAAGGAAAATTCCTTCCCTCTTCGGACGTCGATGTGGCCGTCTTGGGACTTCAGGAAGACTATTTCAAAACCCTGGCGGAGTTAGAACACTTGCTTGATCGAAGCGTGGACCTCATCGAGCTGGAAGGATGTCTCTTCCGGGACGACATCGTAAAACGGGGTTTACGCATATGGTGA
- the nagA gene encoding N-acetylglucosamine-6-phosphate deacetylase, protein MNHFALRGNIVAKEKILENGLVKVQNGLIKVLFSEKESQDCQTPTLSFTGCFIFPGLIDLHIHGLLGFDVTEHGVRGAQRLSDHLPTFGVTGFLPTTLTTSWERLLALLNEFKTFLPPSHGAQIFGLHLEGPYLSLERRGAHDPNYLRTPRKEEIASLLNCGEGTIKRITIAPELEGAMETIEYCTNQGILVSLGHSTASYWTTQEAFQRGAKLITHLFNGMDPLYHRKPNLLAFALEKEEIYTEIIADTIHVSPEILQLALRCKTHHKLLPVSNAIKVAEPPDGVYPYQPEDVMLIQGTAILAKSQSLAGSTRPLNQALYHLHRYTGLSFSHLATMGSLLPATLLGYDHLLGSIEKGKQADLVVFDAMLTSQATFIKGEKVYERV, encoded by the coding sequence ATGAACCATTTTGCCCTGCGGGGAAACATCGTCGCCAAAGAGAAGATCCTGGAAAATGGCCTTGTAAAGGTCCAAAATGGGCTCATCAAGGTTCTTTTCAGTGAAAAAGAGAGTCAAGACTGCCAAACACCCACCCTCTCTTTCACCGGGTGTTTCATTTTCCCTGGACTCATTGACCTTCACATCCACGGTCTTTTGGGGTTTGACGTCACCGAACATGGCGTACGAGGTGCTCAAAGACTGAGCGACCACCTCCCCACCTTTGGGGTAACCGGGTTTCTCCCCACCACCCTCACCACGTCCTGGGAACGATTGCTGGCTCTCCTCAACGAATTTAAAACCTTTTTGCCTCCGTCACACGGCGCCCAAATTTTTGGGCTCCACTTAGAAGGACCCTACCTTTCCTTGGAGCGAAGAGGTGCTCATGACCCCAATTATCTTCGGACTCCTCGAAAAGAAGAAATAGCGTCCCTTCTAAATTGTGGAGAGGGAACCATCAAACGAATCACCATTGCCCCAGAATTAGAAGGAGCCATGGAAACCATCGAATACTGCACAAACCAGGGAATCCTCGTTTCTCTTGGACACTCCACCGCCTCTTACTGGACCACCCAAGAAGCCTTCCAGCGGGGTGCAAAGCTCATCACCCACCTCTTTAATGGGATGGACCCCCTGTACCATCGCAAACCCAACCTCCTCGCTTTTGCCCTGGAAAAAGAGGAAATATATACCGAAATCATTGCCGACACAATCCATGTGAGTCCAGAAATTTTGCAGCTTGCACTGCGGTGCAAAACGCACCACAAACTCCTCCCGGTGAGTAATGCCATCAAGGTTGCCGAACCCCCAGATGGGGTATACCCGTATCAACCTGAAGACGTGATGCTCATCCAGGGAACGGCAATCCTTGCCAAAAGCCAGAGTTTAGCCGGAAGCACTCGCCCTCTCAACCAAGCATTGTACCACCTTCATCGGTATACCGGACTCTCATTTTCTCATTTAGCCACCATGGGAAGTCTCCTTCCGGCAACACTTTTGGGCTATGACCACCTCCTGGGAAGTATCGAAAAGGGGAAACAAGCCGACCTTGTGGTTTTCGACGCAATGCTGACCTCTCAGGCAACCTTTATCAAGGGAGAAAAAGTCTATGAGCGAGTTTAA
- a CDS encoding SIS domain-containing protein, producing MDYTYVEIKRQPQSFREALSTVQGMKSDLRALFTESVDEVVFAGCGTSYNLALSAAHTFQTVTQIPARGVPSSEVFLFPQGIFLPCRRYLLVAVSRSGETSETVQALRFFTENYQGKTLGVTCERDSHLARISSLALVLPFAHEESVVMTQSFSTMLLSLTALALLLQEEGENLDLLPELLQQALNTHEETVKNLAEQDTFTKFIFLGNGPYYGIAWEGSLKLKEMSLTPTETFHFLEFRHGPKSIVDEQTLIIALTSERAFALERELLKEMIDLGAILFHLGKVTLQLSQTVEILFPENGITDISLPLLDVPFLQLLGYFRAKKRGLDPDHPHNLTKVVKL from the coding sequence ATGGATTACACCTATGTGGAAATCAAAAGACAACCTCAGAGCTTTCGCGAAGCCTTATCCACCGTGCAGGGGATGAAGTCGGATTTGCGTGCCCTTTTTACCGAATCGGTCGACGAAGTGGTTTTTGCTGGGTGCGGTACCTCCTATAACCTGGCTCTCTCCGCCGCCCATACTTTCCAAACCGTGACCCAGATTCCTGCCCGGGGAGTTCCGTCTTCAGAAGTGTTTCTCTTCCCGCAGGGAATTTTTCTTCCCTGCCGGCGATATCTTTTAGTGGCCGTCTCCCGGTCCGGAGAAACAAGCGAAACGGTGCAAGCCTTGCGGTTTTTTACCGAAAACTACCAGGGGAAAACCTTAGGGGTCACTTGTGAACGGGATTCACATCTTGCCCGGATATCCTCATTAGCTCTGGTCCTTCCCTTTGCCCACGAAGAGAGCGTGGTGATGACCCAGTCTTTTTCCACCATGCTCCTTTCCCTCACCGCTCTGGCCCTGCTCCTTCAGGAAGAAGGAGAAAACCTTGATTTGCTCCCCGAATTACTTCAGCAAGCCCTCAACACTCATGAAGAAACCGTAAAGAATCTGGCTGAGCAAGATACTTTCACCAAATTCATCTTTTTGGGCAATGGTCCCTATTACGGAATAGCCTGGGAAGGCTCTTTAAAACTCAAGGAGATGAGTCTCACCCCCACCGAGACCTTTCACTTTTTAGAGTTCCGTCACGGTCCCAAATCCATCGTGGATGAACAAACCTTAATCATTGCCCTGACCTCTGAAAGGGCGTTTGCGCTGGAGAGGGAACTCCTTAAAGAGATGATCGATCTGGGTGCTATCCTTTTCCATCTGGGAAAAGTAACTCTTCAGCTTTCCCAGACGGTAGAAATCCTCTTTCCCGAAAACGGCATCACCGATATTTCTTTACCCCTTCTCGACGTACCTTTTCTGCAACTTCTGGGATACTTCCGAGCCAAGAAGCGTGGTCTTGACCCGGACCATCCCCACAACCTTACCAAGGTAGTCAAATTATGA
- the pbpC gene encoding penicillin-binding protein 1C has protein sequence MHVQSSHLSTWRRGERGGTERVKGQKDKWGFLFFAPLILLVFLFQSISVNPERILSYSSSPLILSQEGKILRVFRSVEDEWCIPVELDAMGKWLPLLAVEIEDRRFFRHRGFDFLSLGRALFHNFRERRIVSGASTITTQLIRMTHPGERSIFQKTKEVVMALKLERRLSKEKILETYLNRVPLGKNIRGVEAASLFYFGKNARNLSLGEAAILIGMLPEPERLRPDKYPERAKRKRLIILDILYRRGVITTIEYAMATKESLPPKPAGFPRYAYHATEFLRTLFPSPVFSSLSFELQIWLEKAMKEAVATLPKEVTACALIVENKTGQVLAYVGNARFEEEGDWVDCVQAPRSPGSALKPFAYALAFEEGRYTPSSLLADTPLGLRGYIPRNFDERYRGPVNCRTALSYSLNVPAVRVMRAVGVSLFLSTLQQLGFTYINKNPEYYGDALILGGCETTPLEMARAYLTLAREGEAIELSFLRDAPPKNGKRIFSPATSYLIADILADRTRFSPLYHKEGGSIPLFAFKTGTSYGLRDAWTIAYNPDYTVVVWYGDPSGKPHQELVGLQTATPLAVKIMQKLSQGKSTWYTPPDTIEWREVCSISGKLPSPACQNRSKAPFIKGVSRLEICNLHRFDNGQVVTLWPKELSLYLEDQKRSSPITSPTISLTIASPADGKRYLPNPLTRGLRLPLRAETKENEVYWFVNGEFVGKSKRGASLFVTLSPGTHTITASSPSGNTDTVTIEVGYPSLTLKGEALF, from the coding sequence GTGCATGTACAATCCAGCCATCTCAGCACTTGGCGAAGAGGGGAGCGTGGTGGTACGGAGAGAGTAAAAGGACAGAAGGATAAGTGGGGTTTCCTCTTTTTTGCCCCACTTATCCTTCTCGTGTTTCTTTTCCAGAGTATCTCGGTCAATCCAGAGCGAATCCTTTCCTACTCCTCTTCACCCCTGATCCTGAGTCAGGAAGGGAAAATCCTCCGGGTTTTTCGTTCTGTAGAGGACGAGTGGTGTATTCCGGTAGAGCTCGACGCCATGGGGAAGTGGCTTCCGCTCCTTGCAGTCGAAATCGAGGATCGCCGTTTTTTCCGCCACCGGGGCTTTGATTTTCTATCCCTGGGGAGAGCCTTGTTCCATAATTTTCGGGAACGACGTATCGTTTCCGGTGCTTCCACCATAACGACTCAGCTCATCCGCATGACCCATCCTGGGGAAAGGAGTATCTTCCAGAAAACGAAAGAAGTCGTGATGGCCCTGAAATTGGAACGGCGTCTTTCCAAAGAAAAAATCCTCGAAACCTATCTAAACCGGGTCCCCTTAGGCAAGAATATCCGGGGGGTGGAAGCAGCTTCCCTTTTCTATTTTGGGAAAAATGCCCGTAACCTTTCCCTCGGAGAAGCTGCAATCCTCATCGGCATGCTTCCCGAGCCAGAACGGCTCCGACCCGATAAATACCCGGAACGGGCAAAGAGGAAACGCCTTATCATCCTTGATATCCTCTATCGGCGTGGGGTTATTACCACAATCGAGTACGCCATGGCTACCAAAGAATCCCTTCCCCCAAAACCAGCCGGATTCCCCCGGTATGCTTACCATGCAACCGAATTCCTCCGCACCCTCTTCCCTTCCCCGGTTTTTTCCTCTCTTTCCTTTGAACTCCAAATCTGGCTTGAAAAAGCGATGAAAGAAGCCGTTGCCACTCTTCCCAAAGAAGTGACCGCCTGTGCCCTGATCGTGGAGAATAAAACCGGACAGGTTCTCGCCTATGTGGGAAATGCCCGATTCGAAGAAGAGGGAGACTGGGTAGACTGTGTGCAGGCCCCTCGTTCACCGGGTTCAGCACTCAAACCTTTTGCGTATGCTCTCGCTTTTGAGGAGGGTCGCTACACCCCTTCATCACTTCTTGCTGATACTCCACTGGGTCTGCGAGGGTATATCCCGCGTAACTTCGACGAGCGGTACCGAGGTCCGGTGAACTGCCGTACCGCCCTCTCCTATTCTCTCAACGTTCCAGCGGTACGGGTTATGCGTGCGGTGGGTGTTTCACTTTTTCTTTCCACCCTGCAACAGCTCGGTTTCACCTATATCAACAAAAACCCGGAATACTACGGTGATGCTCTGATTCTGGGAGGGTGCGAAACGACCCCACTGGAGATGGCTCGAGCCTATCTTACCTTAGCTCGTGAAGGAGAAGCCATCGAGCTGAGTTTTCTCCGCGATGCACCACCGAAAAATGGAAAACGTATATTTTCACCGGCTACCTCCTACCTCATCGCCGACATTCTGGCCGATCGCACCAGATTTTCCCCTCTTTACCACAAAGAAGGGGGCTCAATCCCCCTTTTTGCCTTTAAAACCGGTACCTCCTATGGCTTACGGGATGCCTGGACTATAGCCTACAATCCCGATTACACCGTAGTGGTCTGGTATGGGGATCCCTCCGGGAAACCCCACCAGGAACTGGTGGGACTGCAAACCGCTACCCCCCTCGCAGTCAAAATTATGCAAAAGCTCAGCCAAGGAAAAAGTACCTGGTACACTCCCCCCGATACCATCGAATGGCGAGAAGTGTGTTCCATTTCCGGCAAGCTTCCCTCTCCAGCTTGTCAGAACCGCAGCAAAGCTCCCTTTATCAAAGGAGTGTCGAGATTGGAAATTTGTAACCTGCACCGCTTCGACAATGGACAGGTGGTCACTCTCTGGCCCAAAGAATTGAGCCTCTATCTGGAAGATCAAAAACGCTCTTCACCCATCACAAGTCCGACAATCTCGCTCACCATTGCTTCCCCAGCGGACGGGAAACGATACCTTCCCAACCCCCTTACCCGGGGTCTACGCCTTCCCCTTCGAGCTGAGACCAAGGAAAACGAAGTGTACTGGTTCGTGAATGGAGAATTTGTGGGAAAAAGTAAGAGAGGTGCTTCTCTCTTTGTCACCCTCTCTCCGGGAACCCACACCATCACGGCTTCTTCGCCCTCTGGAAATACCGATACCGTGACCATCGAAGTGGGGTACCCATCGTTGACCCTCAAAGGCGAAGCGTTATTTTAA